The following DNA comes from Limnobacter sp. SAORIC-580.
ACATTGCCAGGACCATTGCCTTGGGCAGTATCAGCACGCATTTGAACCGTGCTGTTGGCAATTGTGGCGTCAGCTTTCAACTGGGCGGTGGTTTTAAGGTCAGGCCGTGCTTTGTCTGCACCAGCCAGTTCATTGCCGGTAGTTTGTTCTGGTTTTGTTGGATTAATCACCTGCGCCACGGGCTCCCCATCGGCGGCACTGTTCAATGCCAACTCAGTGGTGGTGGGTTTTGTATCCAGCGCCGTACCGCTGTTTGCCGGGTTTGTGGTGTTGCCAGGCAATGCCACTTTCGCGGTCTGTTCTGTATCGTTGTCTGCGTTTTTTTCTGGTGTTTGCTGCGCGCCACGAGCATTTGCCTGGCTGTTCTCGCTGCTTGTTGATGCGTTGGCTGAATCAGTGGGTGCCGTGTTGTCAGGTGCAACAGCCTGTTTTGCAGCTTCGGTATCTTTGGTATCTTTAATCACTTCGTTTGCAGCAACTGGTGTGGCTTGCTGCACCGGTGCAGTTTGCATCCAGTTGCGCTGCGCCCACACAGCCGCTTGGGCTGCCTGGGCGGCCTCGGCGTTGGCCGTGCTTTCGTTGTTCTTTTTGGGTTTGCTCTGTTGGTACAAACTTTCCCGCAATTGGCTTTCAATGCTGTTGAGCTGGGCTGTAGGTGCCGATTGGCCCAATGCTGAACTGAACAGCTCAGTAAAATTCAATTGAGACTCTTGCTGACCTTGCTTGGGCTTGTTGCCCGCCGCAGGGGTTTGCACTTTGTTGACATTGTTCATGGCTTGGGTACTCGTGTTCATGAGGGCTCCCCAGCGGTGTGAACCCGGTAAATGCGTGCGGCAAATTCATCGTTCATTTTTTGGTCGCGCTTGTTTTCAAGTTTGGCCTGTTTGAGTTTTTCACGTTCCACCAAGGCTTCAAATTTGCGCTGCTCGGCCAGTGCCTCTTGCCATTGCGTGCGCTGGTGGGCCAGCGTGGTGTTCAGAAATTCAATTTCGCGGCTTTGTTGTTCGATCGCTTGGGCAATTTTGCCGACAAAGGCCAACTGGTTGCGCAGTTGTTGCCCTGTCATGCCGGTGCTTGCCTTGTTGTGCATGCCGCCCTCGCATTCGTCGCGGTAGGTTTGCAGCATGTTCAATTTGTCCTGGCCTTGAACCAGTTTTTGCTGGGTGTTGGCCATGCCTCTGGCCAGGTTGTCGGCCTTTTCGCTGGCCTGTTCAATCAGGATTTGCAGCACATTGCTCATGGGCATCCAAGCGGTTTAGTGTTTGTCGTTTTTAAATTCGTTCGGAAATAGCGATTGAAGGCCTGCGAGCGCTTCATCGAAACTTGCACTCTCTAACATTGACTGTTGCAGCAGGTTTTCAATCTTTGGATAAAGGGCCAAAGAATGGTCCAATTGTGGATCTGCCCCCGGAGAGTAAGCGCCCACGGTGATCAGGTCACGGTTGCGCTGCACCTTTGAGAAGGCGGCCTTCAGGCCACGGGCTGCATTCAGGTGGCCTGCAGGCACAATGTTGTGCATGGCCCGTGAAATGGATTGTTCAATGTCAATGGCAGGGTAGTGACCGCTTTCAGCCAGTTGTCGAGAAAGTACAATGTGGCCATCCAGAATGGCGCGAGCCGAATCAGCGATAGGGTCTTGCTGGTCATCGCCTTCAGTAAGTACGGTATAAAACGCAGTAATTGAACCGCCCCCTTTTCGGCCAT
Coding sequences within:
- the fliJ gene encoding flagellar export protein FliJ, whose protein sequence is MSNVLQILIEQASEKADNLARGMANTQQKLVQGQDKLNMLQTYRDECEGGMHNKASTGMTGQQLRNQLAFVGKIAQAIEQQSREIEFLNTTLAHQRTQWQEALAEQRKFEALVEREKLKQAKLENKRDQKMNDEFAARIYRVHTAGEPS
- a CDS encoding flagellar hook-length control protein FliK; translation: MNTSTQAMNNVNKVQTPAAGNKPKQGQQESQLNFTELFSSALGQSAPTAQLNSIESQLRESLYQQSKPKKNNESTANAEAAQAAQAAVWAQRNWMQTAPVQQATPVAANEVIKDTKDTEAAKQAVAPDNTAPTDSANASTSSENSQANARGAQQTPEKNADNDTEQTAKVALPGNTTNPANSGTALDTKPTTTELALNSAADGEPVAQVINPTKPEQTTGNELAGADKARPDLKTTAQLKADATIANSTVQMRADTAQGNGPGNVGNAVQVQLNQQLNQQVAPQITQQIVQQAQAMGEGFGEEGLKVGQKILAAGNLQSTGTATGITAGTNGLTGTAGSAQQALIKTPVSQPGFAKELGQTVQWAIGKNLSTVDIRVNPESFGPMNMRLVQKGQQVQLVIRTQDEASANLLTQALGGLKEVLAQNGLQLNQVQIQHGNAPTPQGQANNGQAQFDQNRNQGQGNGQHAAGGDNSQTESGTPTNTTTARTPEGKLDLFA